One window of Etheostoma spectabile isolate EspeVRDwgs_2016 chromosome 6, UIUC_Espe_1.0, whole genome shotgun sequence genomic DNA carries:
- the si:ch211-261d7.6 gene encoding zinc finger protein 814 isoform X2 — MDEAAAAATGEDGAESKPRNEDTASENNVGPSAEDTADLKPCRVACKDCGLTFTHWDVYKTHLHQHALEEEGEEAQTGDVNPAATLDSERTDDGENRGEDTDCDEDGCDMGTSLQTQTSGLTQGVEFGPASSKKKPRKGYACSDCGKVYTYLVSFRKHQQLHENQQSPKTNPNLREYQCPDCGMSFIRRARLLGHLRVHRSLQSKPPKCDQCNKNFSSLKSWLSHVELHKQKAFWCLSCAKGYKDEVSLDKHLQTHNLTRTHTCNICHKSFILSRHLKNHYNTHTGARPFQCTLCGKSFSHPGNLFAHRSRHFRKYAGSRVMPLGIKNSAIIAKKRVMKKNGLLFASVKEETKMDTKMQELPEKGKRVERNYILKPWNAGSGTSSEESDSGESLDQFKLSKPLGLTGSDPPAESKSESKREGQKLDKRESKETNVYREHTYWEWECIECNMGFDEVAKLHLHYIKHATGELPI, encoded by the exons ATGGACGAAGCTGCTGCCGCGGCGACCGGAGAGGACGGAGCTGAAAGCAAACCCCGCAATGAAGACACTGCATCTGAAAACAACGTGGGTCCATCGGCTGAGGACACCGCTGACC tCAAACCGTGCAGAGTTGCATGTAAGGATTGTGGACTAACGTTTACACACTGGGACGTCTACAAGACTCACCTGCACCAGCATGCCCtggaagaggagggggaagaaGCTCAGACGGGAGACGTGAATCCTGCAGCAACACTGGATTCTGAGAGAACAGACGATGGAGAAAACCGAGGTGAAGACACAGATTGTGATGAAGATGGGTGTGACATGGGCACTTCATTGCAAACGCAAACCTCAGGCTTAACACAAGGTGTTGAATTTGGCCCAGCTTCAAGTAAAAAGAAACCTAGGAAGGGTTATGCTTGCTCGGACTGTGGGAAGGTTTATACATACCTGGTTTCATTCAGAAAACACCAACAGCTGCATGAAAACCAACAATCACCTAAAACGAATCCAAATTTGCGGGAATATCAATGTCCAGACTGCGGGATGTCATTTATCAGGCGAGCAAGGCTTCTTGGTCACCTGCGAGTGCACAGGTCACTTCAGTCAAAACCTCCCAAATGTGATCAGTGCAACAAAAACTTTAGTTCTTTAAAGTCATGGCTGTCTCACGTCGAGCTCCATAAACAGAAAGCGTTTTGGTGTTTAAGTTGTGCCAAAGGCTATAAAGATGAAGTGTCACTAGATAAACACCTGCAGACTCACAATCTCACAAGAACACATACATGCAATATTTGCCACAAGAGCTTTATCTTGTCAAGACACCTCAAGAACCACTACAACACCCACACTGGAGCAAGACCTTTCCAGTGCACATTATGTGGGAAGAGCTTTTCCCATCCCGGAAATCTATTTGCACACCGCAGTAGGCATTTTAGAAAATATGCCGGGTCCCGTGTGATGCCTCTAGGGATCAAGAATTCTGCGATTATTGCAAAAAAGCgagtgatgaaaaaaaatggaCTTCTTTTTGCTAGTGTTAAAGAGGAGACAAAAATGGATACAAAGATGCAAGAGCTGCCAGAAAAGGGGAAACGCGTGGAAAGAAATTATATTCTCAAGCCATGGAATGCTGGGTCTGGCACAAGCTCTGAAGAGTCTGATTCTGGAGAGTCTTTGGATCAATTCAAGCTTTCCAAACCGCTCGGGTTGACTGGATCTGACCCCCCGGCTGAGTCGAAATCAGAAAGCAAACGGGAAGGACAGAAGCTAGACAAGAGGGAGTCAAAGGAAACAAACGTGTACAGAGAGCATACGTATTGGGAATGGGAGTGTATTGAGTGTAACATGGGCTTTGATGAAGTAGCAAAGCTGCATTTGCATTACATAAAACATGCCACTGGGGAGCTGCCGATATGA
- the si:ch211-261d7.6 gene encoding zinc finger protein 208 isoform X1, with translation MDEAAAAATGEDGAESKPRNEDTASENNVGPSAEDTADRVGVFCCRDCGEVFREEAAYLEHQHQHPQESVYLDNQLDGLHDAEKDNETANFCTLCSLSFVEPSEFHSHMEKSHGQTSQKEYSIQIRSGITKQHTYECPDCGKCYCVIGHFLNHQRSHRQASKSLFHDLEHLKKKSFQCESCGRNYSRASALDAHRRCHEENLVKSQNRSSGNAFHVEEPTVEAKPSKNQTDDTPEKSFKCSCGKAFTALLRLKTHQRFSRNSQCSPEEMKEKPKKGCNEFYCSECEKAFNSHIALFNHQRWHANHSNDSAKRFPCEECGKVFMTLTFYYRHQRTAHSDETPAKSFLHQVCQLQKKAFECKDCGLKFSRASALHSHQLHHTDIFRETEKEAQMRTSLLPQQETLESERKETEQEEVDSENVLPTSMAEEDFHVNDEDGDSYEPGDFNVQVISASESEDEPIQDQNPDLELLCESDQEVRDDGNSGVSPSSPVSKTEMDLKIVEIDFEQTDEQCALIATEVENKTTEERFDCPECYRWFSSASSLRVHRMWHGVRKRRQQTQGQSVAVLTCDTRGHEASSYAAHCSHIHQHKKQNTSADDEAERLEKKNLACNECGKCFSRLSALVSHQLHHPKRKQFQCPDCMMSYLHAASLFNHMKNCSAQKKENISVTKKEYNPNKTLLGPKIYHCEQCGKGFWSLGAYSHHKQSQTRCTDLRLRKGIAGSLHSVNGHPRSKVACPVCGRKFRHKRIMALHMRKHENGNHKCELCNRSFRLFSSLLRHQVVHNDQLLPPPIKSFQHQVEQLKKNTYSCPDCGKLFSRAKALQFHMKSHGYETGHLPSSPRSTVTLEDRQCATCLAHFNNKASLRAHQKLCIKRETKQSEKYHILTLHKDSLEVTQESSEKVKACTEDKTKMESGDLKMEIQTNESNFENPSTTNLKYKCKKCDRSFSVAGALNFHKRIHADGYKSVPKAKLAMSVMLKKPKPEDPSKGQFHCLECGRRFMSNSALGSHKRWHKEKKCSRSSLKDEDLKSVSHKTEGGPFQCHKCGKQFFNHCVLQRHQMFNPQCQTKTESEPDSLKSVESNSTLEHSEFSCPECNKMFEQGSLLAAHYDSEHSNTVKAADHQGDGLALVDQVPEQVDVNLNGSESMSTTLKPKAHQCPLCSMTFAKARGLRAHKWQAHSKRTKCKNKILLRLKMESIASSSEVKQTEDNTTVTVKNNPVGRGNMKIRSDPPQFVLCLECGKQCSSTHALLDHKKVCMEIKHESQQEIQTPATTAEVSPPLSRLSEHTAKCLFKCDKCGKAFQTEEQLGAHKTRAKSRPYCCALCCHGFWTENQLQQHLTWHDEVRCRLPNEVRYRLSTAMPSKPLKPNIPSADMRGMSFPSCTLNPDSQSQSSHKCQHCGKAFLSPTALQKHETQHGNNDSYHCSICPRTFSEIQDLIDHHQECIGDYRRHSDAPAAVSSGDTNGLTCLECGTTFCQETDLHQHYIEHASRVY, from the exons ATGGACGAAGCTGCTGCCGCGGCGACCGGAGAGGACGGAGCTGAAAGCAAACCCCGCAATGAAGACACTGCATCTGAAAACAACGTGGGTCCATCGGCTGAGGACACCGCTGACC GGGTTGGGGTTTTCTGCTGTCGCGATTGTGGAGAAGTCTTCAGAGAGGAGGCAGCATACTTGGAGCATCAGCATCAGCACCCGCAAGAAAGcgtgtatttagacaaccagtTAGATGGTTTACATGATGcagaaaaagacaatgaaaCAGCTAATTTCTGTACTTTATGTTCACTATCATTTGTTGAACCAAGCGAGTTCCACTCTCACATGGAGAAGAGCCATGGTCAAACCTCCCAAAAGGAGTATAGTATTCAAATTCGTTCTGGGATAACAAAGCAACACACCTATGAATGTCCAGACTGTGGGAAATGTTACTGTGTGATCGGACACTTTCTCAACCATCAGCGCTCACACAGACAAGCCTCCAAATCTCTTTTTCATGACCTtgaacatttgaaaaagaagTCGTTTCAGTGTGAGTCTTGTGGGCGCAATTATTCCCGCGCTTCAGCTCTCGATGCACACCGCCGTTGTCACGAGGAGAATTTAGTAAAGTCACAAAACAGGAGTTCAGGAAATGCATTTCACGTGGAGGAGCCAACCGTTGAAGCCAAGCCCAGTAAAAACCAGACCGATGATACTCCTGAAAAATCTTTCAAGTGTTCATGCGGGAAAGCTTTTACTGCTCTGTTGCGCCTTAAAACACATCAACGATTTAGCCGCAACAGTCAATGCTCTCcagaagaaatgaaagaaaaaccaAAGAAAGGCTGCAATGAGTTTTACTGTAGTGAGTGTGAAAAGGCTTTCAATAGCCACATTGCCCTCTTCAACCATCAGAGATGGCATGCTAATCATTCAAATGATTCTGCAAAAAGGTTCCCATGTGAGGAATGTGGAAAAGTATTTATGACTCTAACCTTTTACTACAGGCATCAGCGCACGGCGCACAGTGATGAGACTCCAGCAAAATCCTTTCTTCACCAAGTGTGTCAGCTACAGAAGAAGGCATTTGAATGTAAAGATTGTGGGCTAAAGTTTTCCAGGGCTTCAGCACTTCACTCCCATCAGCTTCATCACACGGATATttttagagagacagagaaggaggcTCAGATGCGTACCTCTCTGCTACCTCAACAGGAAACTTtggaaagtgaaagaaaagaaactgaGCAGGAAGAAGTGGACTCAGAGAATGTACTTCCTACCAGTATGGCTGAAGAAGACTTTCATGTAAATGACGAAGACGGGGACAGTTATGAACCTGGGGACTTTAATGTACAGGTGATCAGTGCAAGTGAATCTGAGGACGAGCCCATCCAAGACCAGAATCCTGATCTTGAACTTCTGTGTGAATCGGATCAGGAAGTAAGAGATGACGGCAACTCCGGAGTTTCCCCCAGTAGCCCGGTTTCAAAAACAGAGATGGATTTGAAAATTGTAGAAATTGACTTTGAGCAAACCGACGAGCAGTGTGCACTGATAGCAACAGAAGTGGAGAATAAAACAACTGAGGAAAGATTTGATTGTCCAGAGTGTTATCGTTGGTTTTCTAGTGCTTCATCACTGCGCGTTCACAGAATGTGGCATGGCGTTCGTAAGAGAAGACAGCAGACTCAAGGTCAGTCAGTGGCAGTTCTTACATGTGACACACGTGGCCATGAAGCCAGTAGCTATGCAGCACACTGCAGTCACATTCATCAACACAAGAAGCAAAACACAAGTGCTGATGATGAGGCAGAGAGATTAGAGAAGAAAAATCTGGCATGCAATGAGTGTGGTAAATGCTTCTCacgtttgtctgctttagtttcTCATCAACTGCATCATCCCAAAAGAAAACAGTTTCAATGTCCAGATTGCATGATGTCTTATTTGCATGCAGCAAGCCTGTTTAACCATATGAAAAACTGCTCCGCACAAAAAAAGGAGAACATTTCAGTCACTAAGAAAGAGTACAATCCAAACAAAACCCTTCTCGGCCCAAAGATTTATCACTGTGAACAATGCGGGAAAGGTTTTTGGTCTCTAGGAGCTTACTCCCACCACAAACAAAGTCAGACTCGGTGTACAGATTTGAGGCTAAGAAAAGGTATCGCAGGATCTTTGCACTCGGTTAATGGACACCCACGCTCCAAGGTTGCATGTCCAGTGTGTGGTAGAAAGTTCCGTCACAAGCGCATAATGGCATTGCACATGCGAAAACATGAAAATGGAAATCACAAATGTGAACTATGTAACAGGTCGTTCCGTCTTTTCTCGAGCCTCCTGAGACATCAGGTTGTGCATAATGACCAGTTACTCCCACCGCCCATTAAGTCttttcagcatcaggtagaacaGTTGAAAAAGAATACATACAGCTGTCCTGACTGTGGGAAGCTGTTTTCACGGGCCAAAGCACTTCAGTTTCACATGAAAAGCCATGGGTACGAGACTGGGCACTTGCCGTCATCGCCAAGATCAACTGTAACACTGGAAGATCGGCAGTGTGCAACATGCCTtgcacatttcaacaacaaggCCTCTTTGAGGGCTCATCAAaaactttgcattaaaagaGAGACCAAGCAGTCAGAAAAGTATCATATTCTAACACTGCACAAGGATAGTTTGGAGGTCACACAGGAAAGCTCTGAGAAAGTAAAAGCATGTACTGAAGACAAGACTAAAATGGAAAGTGGAGACCTAAAAATGGAAATTCAAACCAATGAAAGCAACTTCGAAAACCCAAGTACAACCAATTTGAAATACAAATGCAAAAAGTGTGACCGAAGCTTTTCAGTAGCTGGGGCTTTGAATTTTCATAAAAGAATTCATGCTGATGGTTACAAATCTGTACCAAAAGCAAAACTGGCCATGTCTGTAATGCTTAAAAAACCTAAACCGGAAGATCCAAGTAAAGGACAATTTCACTGCTTAGAATGTGGGAGGCGATTCATGTCTAACTCGGCCCTCGGCTCCCACAAAAGATggcacaaagaaaagaaatgttcaCGGTCCTCGCTAAAAGATGAGGATTTGAAGTCTGTGAGCCACAAGACAGAGGGTGGACCTTTTCAGTGCCACAAATGTGGCAAACAGTTTTTTAACCATTGTGTTCTCCAGCGCCACCAGATGTTTAATCCTCAGTGTCAAACCAAAACTGAGTCAGAACCTGATTCACTCAAAAGTGTCGAAAGCAACAGCACACTGGAACATTCAGAGTTTTCATGTCCAGAATGTAACAAAATGTTTGAGCAAGGTTCACTTCTAGCTGCCCACTATGACAGTGAGCACAGTAACACCGTCAAAGCTGCAGATCATCAAGGGGACGGGCTTGCCTTGGTTGACCAAGTCCCAGAACAAGTTGATGTCAACTTGAATGGGAGTGAGTCCATGTCAACCACACTGAAGCCAAAGGCTCACCAGTGTCCCCTCTGTTCTATGACCTTTGCTAAGGCGAGAGGTCTGCGAGCCCACAAATGGCAGGCCCACTCGAAGaggacaaaatgtaaaaataagatTCTTTTGAGGTTAAAAATGGAGTCCATTGCCTCAAGCAGTGAAGTCAAACAGACTGAAGACAACACTACAGTGACAGTGAAAAATAACCCTGTTGGCAGAGGAAATATGAAAATCAGATCAGACCCTCCACAATTTGTCTTGTGCCTTGAGTGTGGGAAGCAGTGCAGTTCTACGCATGCCCTTCTTGACCATAAGAAAGTGTGCATGGAGATTAAGCACGAGTCTCAACAGGAGATCCAAACTCCTGCAACCACGGCTGAGGTTTCCCCACCTCTTAGCCGTCTGTCCGAGCATACGGCCAAATGCCTCTTCAAGTGTGATAAGTGTGGGAAAGCTTTCCAAACAGAGGAACAATTGGGAGCCCATAAGACCAGGGCGAAGAGCCGGCCTTACTGCTGCGCTCTGTGCTGCCACGGCTTTTGGACTGAGAATCAGCTGCAACAACACCTCACCTGGCACGATGAAGTCCGCTGTCGTCTGCCCAACGAGGTTCGCTACAGGCTCAGCACTGCTATGCCCTCAAAGCCTCTCAAACCTAATATCCCCTCTGCTGACATGAGAGGGATGTCCTTTCCATCCTGTACACTTAACCCAGACAGCCAGTCACAAAGTAGCCATAAGTGCCAACATTGTGGCAAAGCCTTTCTTTCACCAACAGCATTACAAAAACACGAAACTCAGCACGGCAACAATGACTCGTATCATTGCTCTATTTGCCCCAGGACCTTTAGTGAAATACAGGACCTTATTGATCATCACCAGGAATGTATCGGTGATTACAGAAGGCACAGTGATGCCCCTGCTGCGGTCTCATCAGGAGATACTAATGGCCTTACTTGCCTTGAATGTGGAACTACTTTTTGTCAAGAAACTGATTTGCACCAGCACTATATAGAACATGCCAGTAGAGTGTATTAG
- the LOC116691003 gene encoding uncharacterized protein LOC116691003 encodes MAAVDPSESPKRQKEVETSGEKTGALESRCSLNQKDETTRHKTEEGPEDEQRASVWNDGGGIASHSEVSVESGAGAEKTTSNSPEDLTSAEKMAEARGGDQRAFDWSEAEDDNEEAKTHKEENDTRDNNNVTESAGGEQQDTHVDDNITADAEEIHKEEMSRPDEKSTEKGLAEEPVGEDCGIEDVVEDDEEADREEDTNLTAKPKKCRLVCKECGIKFTRRETFNLHRHFHAHEDELTPLTCKECGLTFQHRSSLIKHRNEHKEKEEQLVTSKKETQTKEEGRFKCAECERIFSAVDKLRDHSCCNTVEKPYHCPLCRQEFQFKVSVTKHMMIHSHESIFKCQECSQTFTNCMALRYHQRCHTALKPYECPECGLVFKHYSVMEDHRRKHTGNARSHLCNICGKTFKYSSLLHQHQYLHTGQKPFRCPECGKKFAFAQNMKAHCRQHRLRKTNSTTEQPGKQAPAPVQEAVTGPGKENTHHVEESKRTFNCPLCPETCLAPANLRAHMLVHEAEYETQERTPRPPKENNKHWEKGHTCPHCPCVYRDESSLNLHVLSVHKSVAEYLKKVATPPKNQFTPLNSDNVQGKLRSDGISIKSYKCSECGKTFRHRSVLELHMRIHSKDKPYQCKVCGKGFRFGSYLQQHLIIHTGKKPYKCPDCGKDFAFLQNMKTHQRLHQEKPFRCTSCRKGYSDETQLQHHMLSHNGDKRHKCDQCDKSFGLAYLLRDHMNTHTGERPHRCDECHKTFSWFSSLLVHQKIHARKRQGFSQYNSFPMGARMRGRGRRGGRLMWGLSKPLGGSGMVSAQPSPYPVSVLKDADVHRRAAHPHSSMLSPRMDLQGRLQKEPWLSELHPQPVQWKVDGGEVMPVPSSQQQHAAPQQTSFESPPQPGLQQHHQRSPGWADSPLITQSVPTSTPSSESSHMKESPASVVSSLTAAMPIKSSPSIVSEMEQHRQPKLVTWSSTPTSTVLASTSSLRHDFSIPSSYIDGAALWSVRPALQANSQISPNKLGQELQLPRWAGALVSIQKEPSTAPKKEDTRMWDLSNPQVIPSTVSQPEKPWNGCELQQQWVSGLAGASTSTQIDQSSAMPISTPVSHGVGSTLWDMQTPLGIPKTLNPEKLVNTQDFQLQQKQVSSAWANVQSQTTTQKVPISIQYEPHRFGQALGTPVWGFQSNQTLLTGQLKPGNGQELQQQPMVSGTQIIINRPSPFFSPPLAPLPPLALPGPHPLHSVAVGTLSRHPHPNIFFTPQAVISERPHIPQTMPLPQLAPRTEPHKLGPRLPFAPERLLQCMICGCSLPRELDLQMHYLQHAQGEI; translated from the exons ATGGCCGCCGTAGACCCATCGGAGTCTCCAAAACGACAGAAGGAGGTGGAAACATCTGGGGAGAAGACCGGGGCGTTGGAGTCCAGATGCAGCTTAAATCAGAAAGATGAAACAACACGTCATAAAACCGAGGAGGGTCCCGAAGATGAGCAGAGAGCCAGTGTTTGGAACGATGGCGGGGGTATTGCCAGCCATTCGGAGGTTAGTGTCGAGTCCGGTGCTGGAGCCGAAAAAACGACAAGCAATTCACCAGAGGACCTAACATCGGCTGAAAAAATGGCCGAGGCTCGTGGCGGCGACCAGCGGGCTTTCGACTGGTCCGAAGCTGAAGACGACAATGAAGAGGCGAAAACACACAAGGAGGAAAATGATACGCGTG ACAACAATAATGTTACAGAGAGTGCTGGAGGGGAGCAGCAGGATACACATGTTGATGATAACATTACAGCTGATGCGGAGGAGATTCATAAGGAGGAAATGTCACGTCCTGATGAGAAGAGCACAGAGAAGGGACTGGCCGAGGAGCCGGTGGGAGAAGACTGTGGGATTGAGGACGTGGtcgaagatgatgaagaggcaGACCGAGAAGAGGACACTAATTTGACAGCTAAGCCCAAAAAGTGCCGTTTGGTGTGCAAGGAGTGCGGAATAAAGTTCACCCGCCGTGAGACATTCAACCTTCACCGTCACTTTCACGCACATGAGGATGAGCTCACGCCTCTCACTTGTAAAGAATGCGGCCTTACCTTTCAGCACCGCAGCAGCCTCATTAAACACAGAAATGAACATAAAGAGAAGGAGGAACAACTTGTTACTTCAAAAAAGGAGACGCAAACAAAGGAGGAGGGTCGTTTTAAATGTGCAGAATGTGAGAGAATATTCTCTGCTGTGGATAAGCTAAGGGACCACAGCTGCTGCAACACAGTGGAAAAGCCTTACCACTGCCCCCTGTGCCGCCAAGAGTTCCAGTTTAAGGTGTCCGTCACTAAGCACATGATGATCCACTCCCATGAGAGCATCTTTAAATGCCAGGAGTGCAGTCAAACTTTCACAAACTGCATGGCCCTGCGCTACCACCAGCGATGTCACACGGCCCTGAAACCCTATGAATGCCCCGAGTGCGGCTTGGTTTTCAAACACTACTCTGTCATGGAAGACCACCGTCGCAAGCACACAGGCAATGCACGCTCTCACCTGTGCAACATCTGCGGTAAGACCTTCAAGTACAGCAGCCTCCTCCATCAGCATCAGTATCTGCACACAGGCCAAAAGCCCTTCCGCTGCCCTGAATGTGGTAAAAAATTTGCCTTTGCCCAGAACATGAAGGCACACTGCCGCCAGCATAGACTGCGCAAAACCAACTCCACCACTGAGCAGCCCGGCAAGCAGGCCCCTGCACCTGTACAGGAGGCAGTTACAGGGCCGGGAAAAGAGAACACACACCATGTTGAGGAGTCGAAACGCACATTTAACTGCCCCCTTTGTCCCGAGACCTGCTTGGCACCAGCTAACCTGAGAGCCCACATGCTTGTTCACGAGGCCGAGTATGAGACGCAGGAGAGGACACCCAGGCCCCCAAAGGAGAATAACAAGCACTGGGAAAAAGGACACACCTGTCCGCACTGCCCATGTGTTTATCGGGATGAATCCAGTTTAAATTTACATGTGCTAAGTGTCCACAAGTCTGTagcagaatatttaaaaaaggtggCAACACCACCTAAAAATCAGTTTACTCCATTAAACAGTGATAATGTACAGGGGAAATTGAGAAGCGATGGCATAAGTATTAAGTCGTACAAGTGTTCTGAATGTGGAAAGACCTTCCGCCACCGCTCAGTGTTAGAGCTGCACATGCGCATACATTCTAAGGATAAGCCTTACCAGTGCAAAGTGTGTGGCAAGGGCTTTAGATTCGGTAGCTACCTACAGCAACATCTCATCATCCATACAGGCAAGAAGCCATACAAATGCCCTGACTGTGGGAAGGACTTTGCCTTCCTGCAGAACATGAAAACGCATCAAAGGCTGCATCAGGAAAAACCGTTCCGCTGCACCAGCTGCCGCAAAGGCTACAGCGACGAGACCCAACTGCAGCACCATATGTTATCACACAATGGTGACAAACGTCATAAGTGTGACCAGTGCGACAAGAGCTTTGGATTAGCCTATCTGCTCCGTgatcacatgaacacacacacaggagagaggCCGCATCGCTGTGATGAGTGTCACAAAACCTTTTCTTGGTTTAGCAGCCTGTTAGTACACCAGAAGATCCATGCTCGCAAACGCCAGGGTTTCAGCCAGTACAATTCTTTCCCGATGGGTGCTAGGATGAGGGGCAGGGGCAGGCGAGGGGGGAGGCTCATGTGGGGCTTGTCTAAGCCATTGGGAGGCTCTGGGATGGTTAGCGCTCAGCCGTCTCCGTATCCAGTTTCTGTACTGAAAGATGCCGATGTGCACAGAAGGGCGGCCCATCCACATTCTTCCATGCTCTCACCTCGCATGGATTTACAAGGTAGACTGCAGAAGGAGCCGTGGCTTTCTGAGCTACACCCTCAACCGGTGCAGTGGAAGGTGGACGGTGGAGAGGTAATGCCTGTCCCATCGTCACAGCAGCAACATGCTGCTCCACAGCAGACGTCGTTTGAGAGCCCACCACAGCCTGGCCTACAGCAGCATCATCAGAGAAGTCCAGGCTGGGCAGATAGCCCTTTAATAACTCAGTCAGTCCCCACTTCCACTCCCAGTTCAGAGTCATCACACATGAAAGAGAGCCCAGCTAGTGTTGTCAGCTCCCTCACGGCAGCTATGCCAATAAAATCCAGCCCATCAATAGTAAGTGAGATGGAGCAGCACAGGCAGCCCAAGCTTGTTACTTGGAGTAGTACACCCACATCCACAGTGCTAGCTTCCACAAGCTCTTTGCGCCATGATTTTTCTATTCCCTCATCGTACATAGATGGGGCAGCTCTGTGGAGTGTCAGACCTGCTTTACAAGCAAATTCACAGATCTCTCCAAATAAGCTTGGCCAAGAGCTTCAGCTGCCACGATGGGCCGGTGCCCTAGTGTCAATACAAAAGGAGCCATCCACAGCTCCTAAAAAAGAGGACACTAGAATGTGGGACTTGAGTAATCCTCAAGTTATACCGTCAACTGTTAGCCAGCCAGAGAAGCCATGGAATGGCTGTGAGCTGCAACAGCAGTGGGTTTCAGGCTTAGCAGGTGCGTCCACCTCAACACAAATAGACCAAAGCAGTGCTATGCCAATTTCAACTCCTGTTTCTCATGGGGTAGGTAGCACCTTGTGGGATATGCAAACACCATTAGGAATTCCAAAGACATTAAACCCTGAGAAATTAGTAAATACTCAAGATTTTCAGCTGCAGCAAAAGCAGGTGTCATCTGCCTGGGCCAATGTACAGAGCCAGACGACGACACAGAAGGTTCCCATCTCCATTCAATACGAGCCTCATCGTTTTGGCCAGGCGTTGGGGACACCAGTATGGGGCTTCCAAAGTAATCAAACGCTGCTCACTGGGCAACTCAAACCAGGTAATGGACAGGAGCTGCAGCAACAGCCAATGGTATCAGGCACTCAAATAATCATAAACCGgccttctccttttttctcaCCTCCACTTGCTCCACTCCCTCCTCTTGCTTTGCCTGGCCCACACCCTCTTCACTCTGTTGCAGTTGGCACACTTTCAAGACATCCACacccaaatatttttttcacaccACAGGCAGTAATAAGCGAGAGGCCACACATACCACAGACCATGCCCCTACCTCAGCTTGCCCCACGGACAGAACCTCACAAACTTGGACCTCGTTTGCCTTTCGCCCCGGAACGGCTCCTCCAGTGCATGATATGCGGGTGTTCACTTCCCCGGGAGCTTGATCTACAAATGCATTACTTGCAACATGCACAAGGAGAGATTTGA